In Natrinema amylolyticum, the DNA window TAAGGTTCCACAGATCATGTCCGGAACCGAGGTCACCGTCCACGTCAACCGCGGGGCCGCCAACGCGCTCGAGGCGGCGAGCGAGACGCTCGAGACCAGCGAGTCGTTCGGGGTCCTGTTACACGGCCACGAGACGCCCGCGCACGTTCACTGCCGTCTCGACGATGACCTCGACCGGATCGCATCGCTCAGTGAGACCAACTACTACATCGAACCGGATACCGTGACCGCAGTCCCGGTCGCCGTCAATGCCGACGTCATCGACCGACCCGTCGACGGCCGTCTCGAGGTGCTGGCCGGCTACGGCTCCGAATCGGTCACGATCGACGTCACCGTCATTCCCGGGCCGCCGGACGTCGACGTCGACGAATCGCTCGCCGAACCCGCTCGACCGGAGCCCGACCCGACGGCGCTCGAGCGCGCTATCGATCGCTTCACCGCCCTGAGTGGACTCGAGCCGGCGACGCTCGTCGTGCTCGCGCTCGGCGCGGTCGCGGTCAGCGTCGCGGCGCTGACGGCGGCGACGATCGGTGGCCCCGTCGCCACGGCCGGGATGGGTATCGTCGTCGCCGGCGTTCTCGTGGCGCTGCTCTTGTTGCTCCAGTAGCACCGCTAGCTCAGGTCTCGGGTAATTCACGCGGCGGCGACGATATCCGCTCGACCGGGAGTCCGTCCCGCCGTGTCGAAATCGAGCGGTCGGGCCATCGCCGTCAGAAAGTCAGTCGTCGACCCGGGTCGCCTCGAGGTCGCCCTCGTCGTCGAATCGCTTGGCTCGGAGGTATCGCGCCCGGTAGCGGTTCGCACCGTCGTTGACGTCCGCCTCGCGGATCTCGTCGGTTCGGTCTTCCGCGACCGCGTCGATCAGTTCCTCGAGCTGATTGAGTTCGCTCGTCGTCAACTCGAGTTCGTAGGTGTGTTCGTCTTCGGACTCGAGGATGGCCCACTTGCGGGCGGCGGCGATCACGAGCGAGCACGGCTCGCGGCAGGGGAACGGCCCGTCGCCGCCGTCCACGTCGAGATCGTCGCCGTCCTCGTACTGCCACTCGCGGCGGCGGAGACACTGGGAGTCGACGCAGCAGGCCTCGGCCATCCACTCGACGGCCTCGCGGGGGAGTTCGTCGATCACGTCGTAGATGCCCGTCTGTCGCTCGGCGGTCTCGAGCCAGTGGTCGACGTCCAAGTTCCCGCGCAGTTCGCGGTGCCAGTTGGCGACCGTCGCGGGATAGAAGAACTCGACCGTTTCGACGAGTTCGTCGCCCGAGAGACCGGTAAACGCCCAGCCGCCGGGCAGCGTCGGCGCGGTCTTCAGCGGCCGGTAGCGGCCGTCCTCGTCGTAAGTCGCGAGTTCCCGCGCGTCGCGCGGGTCGTCGTAGATCTCGAGATCGCTGATATCGCTGTCGGCGTCGTCGACGTGCCAGAGATCGTAGACGCGCTCGCCGTCAGGATCGTCGATATCCACGAAGCGGACGGTGATCGAGAGCTGGCCCCACTCGCGGTCGATGCCGCCGCGGAGCGCGTCGTACCGTTCCGTGACTCCGAGCGTCGCCGGGCGACCGGTCGCGTCGTCGTCTCCGCCGCCGTCGCTCCAGGGACCGGTCGTCGCGTCGTCCGGGTCGGCGTCCACGAGCGGCGCGCGCTCGCACCACCGGAGGAAGGCCCGACGAGCGGTCCCCTCGCCGCCGACGGTCTCCTGCCAGTAGTACCAGTTCGTGACGTACTCCTCGGCGGATTCGAGCGCTCGACGGAGTTCGGTCTCGTCGAGGCCGGCCCACTCGTTTTCGGCCGTCTCGAGGACGTACTCGCCGTCCGTTTCCGCGACGCGCAGGCCGTCGAACGCGACGCCGGCGGACGCGCGTTCGAGCAACGTTTCGAGATCGTCCGTCGCCACCGTCACTCGTCAGTCCCCCGCACCCGCTCCCGCACCCGGTTCGGGGCCGGCGTCGGCCCCGGTCTCTGCGACCGACGCGGCCAGTTCGCGGACCGCATCCCGGGCGTCGCCGATGTCGGCCCCGGCGTCGGCCGCTCGCTCGAGGACGACGTCCGCCATCAGGTCCTCGGTCCCGACCGCGCCCGTGTACCAGATCCGGTGGCCGTCGACCTCGGCCGGTACGTCCCACCCGAGACGGTAGTCATCGGTCAGTCCCATGTCCTCGGGAATGTCCTCCTGCGTGTGGTAGCCGTCGGCGATGAAAAGCGGGACGACGACGATGTCATCGCTCTCGAAGTAGTCGGTGACGTCGTCGACCTCCGGCTCTTCGTCCATGAATAGCGCCTTCACCTCGTCGAAGCGGTCGCGCTCGGCGATGCGGTCGCTGTGGTACTCGATTGCCTTCGCGGAGTTCTCGTTCCGGTCGGTACCGTGGCCGACGACTGAGAGGCCGAACCCCTCCCCGACGTCCGGGTCCTCCGTCGCGGTCTCGGCTCGCTGGACGATCACGTCCGTCATCGCGTCGTGGGTCCCGACCGGCCCGCAGTAGTGGATCGTCTTGCCGACGTCCTCGGCCTCGAGCGTGGCCTGTGAGGCGCTGGTGCCGTCGGACTCCCACTGATCGGGGTCCCAATCGTCGAGTCGCAGTTCCCGCGGGATGACCTGCTCGGTGAAGTAGCCCTCGCTGATGAACAGGGGGACGACGAACACCTCGTCGGACTCGAGGGTGCGGATCACCTCGCGGAAGTGCGGCTCTTCCTTCCAGAACGCCTCGCGGACCTCGTCGAACGCGCCCGTCTCGCGAATCGTGTCCGCGTGGGCGTAGGTCGGATCCGAGGCGTCCGGATTCAGGTGCGATCCGTGTGCCGCGATGACCAGCGCTTGCATGGTCGTCCGTTCGGACGCAGCCGGTATATACCCTATGGAGAAGCACAATAGTTCCTCTTCGACAATCGAAATAGACTTTCTATTTAGCTAAAACTGGTTCAGCTAATACGAATCGGTTCGGGCAGGCGTCTCCGGTCCCGACGGCGTCTCCTCCCCGCTCATCGTGGAACGGTGACCGTCGTTGTCGCCTCGCAGTCCGTCTCTCGAGCCCGCAACTCCGCGATCGCAGTGTACTCGCCCGGCTCGGGGTCGGACCACTCCGCCTCGTAGGTCGTCGACTCGCCGGGATCGAGTCGTTCCGAACTCAGTACCTGGGCGAACATGCGGCCCTCGCTGAACCGCCAGACCTCGCTGCCGTCGTCGACGAGCACGAACTCCGCCTTGCAGGCGTCCGAGAACTCGAGCTCGACGGACTCGTCGCTCGTATTGGTGACGGTGAACACGAACATGACGGCGTCTCTGGACCCGTCCGCCGGCGTCTCGAGCGATCCCTCGAGGCTCATTGCCGGTGGGTTCGACCCCGTCGCGGATAGGTCTTGGCCGTCCGGTCGCTCGCAATCACGACGACGTCCACTCCCGGAGTTCGCCGTCGACCTTGACGCGTTGCCCGACGCCGTCGAACGTGACGCCGCCGTAGTCGACGCTACTGCCCGACCCCACGTAGACGCCCGCGTCGCCACAGTCGGCCGCGCGGGCAGTCGTCAGCGTCGCATCGACGCCGTCCCTGAACCGGAACGCCTGGTCTCTGGCCCCCTTCGCGGTGATTCCGTTGAGCTTCAGATCGGCCATGTCGTCGAAGATGATCGCGTTCGTGAACTCCCCGTCGACGACGATGTTCGAGATCGCCGCGCCGTCGAACCCACCCGCGTACAGTCCCGATCCGGCGGCCGTGGCGTCGCTGTCGGTCCTGATCGTGACATTGCTGATCGTCAGTTCCCGCCGGCCGTCCTCGATATGGCCCAGCGAGATCCCGCGCGCGTTCTCGATGCACGAGACGGCGTCGATCGTCAGGTCTGCGACCAGTCCGCCGGTGTCGGCCCTGATGGCCGAATGCCGGCAGCCGGTGATGTACCCGTCGCTGATCGTGATCGACTCGTTGCCGTCCCGGTGGAGGTGGACGCCGTACTCGGGGTCGTTGGTCGGATCGATCTCGAAGTTCGTGAGGGTGCAGTTCCGAGTCGGCGTCCCGTCGTCGGCGACGAGCGTCTCCCGTTTCCCGTCCCACACGCCGTTCGTCCCGGTCCCCGCGTTCTGATTGTCGAACTGCACCGGCGCGTCGGAGCCGCCCTCCCCGCCGCGAGTCGCCCAGTAGCCGTCCACGGTGACGTTCTTCGCGGAGACGACGTCGACGTGGTGATAGTAGATGCGGTCACCGTAGATCCGCTCCAGACGGACGTTTTCGGCGTGGGCGGGCATGATACCGGTCGCGTCCGGCGCGTCGATCCGGACGTCGCGAACCGTCCAGTTCGACGCGCCGTCGTACCCGGTCGCGTCGAACCTCCTGTTCGAGAGCAGTGCCCGCCCTTCCTCGCCGTCGGGTCGGGGCCCCTCGAGGACCGTCGCCCGACCCGCGCCCTGCAGGACCGTGTCGTCCCCGATCAGCGGCGTCCGCTCGAGCAGGTACCTCCCGGGCGGGAAGTAGACGATTCCGCCGCCCGCGTCGGCGACGGTCTCGAGGAGGTCGTGGACGGCCGCTCCGACCGCGGTTTCTCCGTCGCCTTCGATCCCGTGGGCCTCGACGTTCCAGACGGGCGACTCCGCGGTGCGGGCATGGGTGGTCGTCGTCGCCTCGAAGTGGCTCGTCCCGGGGACCGGCCGATCGGGGCTTCCCCGGCCGCCGAAGTAGACCCAATCATCGCTGTCCCCGTCCCAGCGCCACGTGATCCCCTGATCGGTAGCGTGGTAGAGTTCGTCGTCGTACTCGCCCGTCATCGGACGGTCGGCGATGGGGCCGCGGACGATCGCGTGTCGATCGACCGCCTCGACCGTGTCGGTGTGATCCCACTCGTCGCCGGGTTCGTACGTTCCCAGTCCGAGTCGTGGCGTCTGATCGGCCACGCTCACTCGCCTCCGTAGTTCCGTCCGTATGACGCTCTGTACGCACCGAGAACTCTCGGGTCCGTACAGCCTGCGAGCGCGACACAGCCGCCCGATGCCGCGGCGAGGAGATCCCGCCGCCGCAGTTCCGAACTGTCCATACGGGCCGACTGTGCCGCCGTGGTATATAGCCACGGGCCACGTCGTCGTCCGCTGTCCGCCCATCGCCGGCGAGAGCGTGACGTCTATTTGCACCCGGTTCCAACTCGAGTCCGTGCAACTGGTCGGCTACGAACCGAGCGGGCGAGGGTCGGCGCTGCTGATAAGCGACGGCAGCGGCGATGTCGACTCCCGCCCGCTCGAGGCCGGCGACGACCTCGCGTACGCGCTCGGCGACCGCCACTGTGCCGGCACCGTCCACGACGACGAGCACGTTTCCTGTGACCGGCCGTCGACCCCCTACTGTGACTATCACACGAACACGTGGGTCTGTGCGCGCTGTACCGGAACCTGCCTGAAAGACGAGATGGACTGTTACGAGGAACACGCGGTCTACATCGCGGCCTTCGCCCCGGACACGTTCAAGGTCGGTGTCACGAAACACCGGCGACTCGAGACCCGCCTGCGCGAGCAGGGGGCCGACCGCGCGGCCCACGTTCACACCGTTTCGAACGGCCGCGTCGCCCGCGAACTCGAGGCCGAAATCGCGACCCGGCTCGTCGACCGCGTTCGAACCGGCCCGAAAGTCGCCGCGCTCGCGGCCGATGTCGACGAGGCCGCCTGGGGGTCAGCTCTCGCGGAGTTCGACGTCATCGACCGGTTCGAGTTCGACTACGGGATGGACCTCGAGGCCCGCCCGGTCCGCGAGACGATCGCCTCGGGGACCGTCGTCGGCGTCAAAGGCCGACTGCTGGTCCTCGCGAACGGCGGGACGACCTACGCCGTCGACATGCGCGATCTGGTCGGCTACGACCTCGAGGCGGGCGCGTCGGAGCGGAATCTCCAGTCGTCGCTCGGGTCGTTCGGATAGCGTTCAGGGGGCATTTCATCAGTCGGGGACGTACTCGAGTTTCGTATCGCCGGTCGCACCCCAGTTCGCTCGTTTCTCTTCGTCGACGCCGTATTCGATACTGTAGGACGTTTCTCGCCGCCAGTCGTTCGCGGGGAGGTGCTCGCGGACCTGCCGCGCGGCGACGTCGTAGTGAGCGCCGCGGTGGAGGTACTCGTACTCGAGGTCGACGACGTCCAGATGCGCGTGGATCGCCACCCGGTCCGCATCGAGTTCCCAAACGTGGACGTGATTCCACTCGTCGCCCAGCCGCGGCCGGCGAACCGAGTAGTCCGGGGCGACGAGTTCCTTGCCGTCGCTGTCCCACGCCGCGGTCTCCGCGTCGGGAAACGCTCGTGTCCAGCGGAGGTTCTCGAGGCCCGTAAACTCGGCTTTGATCGCAGCGAGCGCCCGTCGCTCGCCCGGTACGACGACGTGCGTGCTGATCGGCATCGTGACGTCCCACCCGCCGTCACCGTCCGGCTGATACACGCAGCGGGGGTAGTCGGTCTCTCGATCCGCCTCGGGAACGGACGCCGAGTCTGCCGGTCCGGCGACGACGCCCGCCCCGCCGACGGTCGCCAGCGACGTTCCGATCCCCGCGATCGCCTCCCGTCTCGTCGCCCGCGTCATCGGTCACCCCGCTGGCGTTCGGAGACCGACCGACGGTCGCGTTCTTGCGTCCACTGATCCATGCTGTCCCAGGTGTCTCGATTCGACGACGCCGCTCACAATCGTTCGGCCTTCGTGCTCGTGGTAGTAGCGCCTTCGGTATCGGTCGTCGTTCTGTGGTCCCGTACTCACGGACCGATTCCCTCGACGGGAACCTCCGTCTCGCAGTTCGGACACGACGCGTGCTCGTCCGACCCGGTGTAGGTCCACGTCTTGCCGCACTCGTGGCAGGTCAGCTCGATCGACTCCGGTGCGTCCTCGACGTCGGTTTTCAGCCCTCGAAGTCGCGAGACGATGGCCTCGAGGTCGGCGATAGACGCGTCGTCGATCGGGACGCCGCGCTGCCGGTCGGCCGCGTCGGCGCCCCCGTCATCGTCCGTCGAGACGAGCCGATAGTCCGCTCGGTCGCCGTCGCTCGCGTCGACAATCGCGTACGGTCCCTCGCTGACGATCGGGTCTCGGTCGGATTGGTCGTCCATACGATGGGTTTCGGCTCCGCTCGGGTCGGTTTTGTGCAAGCATTGATCGCCGATCGAGTCGGTGAGACGATCGGTACGAGCATCCGAAACATGGCAACCCTTTTCCCCGACGCAACGGAATCCGATGGTATGACGGACGAAAACGACTCCCCCGACGGAGACGCAGGCGAGGAAAGCGAGGAGAAATCCTTCCGCGAGCGCGTCGAGGAAATCCGAGAGAAGCGAGCCGAGGAAGGCGAGGGCGAGGGTGAGCCCCCGGAGAGTCCGTTCGGCGGCGGCGGTGGCGGCCCCGGCGGTCCGGGTGGCATGGGCGGCAACCCGTTCGCTCAAATGATGGGCGGCATGATGGGCGGCGGTGGCGGCCCCGGTGCCGGCCCGGGTGGCCCCGGTGCGGGCGGTCCGGGCGCTGGCGGACAAGACGAGAGCAACGAGGAACTCGTTCGCGAGGTCCGACAGATGCGCGACGAGCTCCGCGACCAGACCCGCGCGCTCAAGCGGATCGCCGACGCGCTCGAGGACTAACGGCCGTTCGTCCCGTTTTTGCCGTTTCCATGTCGAATCGACTAGCTGCGGCGATATCTCGCGTCTCGAGAGCGGCGAATCGGTCGGTTACTGTCTGACCCGAAGCCGGCCGTGATCGTCGTATCGGAACCCGGCGGCTTCGAACGCTCCCTTCGCCGCGCGGACGTCGACCTCGCCCTCCGAGCCCAGGAACGGCGTTTCGGGATCTCTCCCGTCCCACTCGAGACTTTCGGGCACCCATTCGTCGGTGACTGCAGTCGCGACGGGACGGGCGTGACCGTGGAATATCTCGTCGACCAACCACTCTTTGTCGAGTAACTGCGCGAGTACCCGCCGGAACCGGTAGTTGCTAAACGGTGCGTCGCGGGTGTTGAATCCCAGACAGTAAAACGACCACGACGACGACTCGAGCAACTGTACGTCGTTGGACGTGTCGACACCGCCGATATCGGAGGGGCCGAGCGGGAGGCTCGTCACGTCGGCGTCGTCGTTCGCGACGACCTGTGCCGCCGTGTCGCCGCTCGGATGGATCTCGATAGGACACTCGTCGACGGTCGGTGCCGGGAGATCGACGGTCGGGCGACGCGTGAAGTGGTCGTCGAACCGCTCGAGCGTCAGCTGGGTCCCCTCGGTCCGACCGGCGAACTGGAAGGGGCCGCTCCCGATCGGCGGAACGTTGTTCGTGACGACGGCCTCCGTGGTTCCCTGGGCGATGCTGGGGCCGCCGGGTCCCATGACGTCGGTCGCCCGATCACGCCAGATATGAGCGGGAAGTATCGGTACGAGAAGCGCACGCTCGCCGACCGCCGGCGACGTTTCGACCGTGAGTTCGACGCGGTGGCCGTGGCGGATATCGACCGATTTGACGGCGTCGACCTGTCCCCGATACAGCGGTGCTGGCGAGGCCGTATCGTGATCGCCCAGCGAGGTATCCTGGAGGAACTGATACGTGAACTTGACGTCTTCGGCGCTCAACGGCTCGCCGTCGTGGAACTCACAACCGTCCCGGAGAGAGATGTCGACCGTTCGGCCGTCCCATTCCCACGACTCCGCGAGCCACGGCTCGATCGCCTCGTCACCGTTCTGCGTCGCCAGCGAGTCGTACAGGAGATCGGTGATCGTTCCGCGATGACGGTAGTCGGTCGCGATCGGATTGAGATTCTCCGTCGGCCTGGCGTCAGTGTGGGCGACTCGGAGCGCATCGACGCCGTCGGCCGGGTCGAGACCGAGATAGCCGTGGCGCGTCGCGAGATGGCCCTCGCTCCAGCCGTCGAACCGGTCCGTCCTGGCGACCCGGTGCTCCTCGGGGACGCAGATCGGAACGAACGGCTGCTCGGTCGCGATCGCCTCGAGCATCGCCGTGACGGCTTTCCGTCTATCGTCACCCTCGGCGTTGCGCTGGTCCTCGAGGAGTGCATCGATGTTCTGGTTGCTGAACCCGAAGGGGTTCTGCCAGCCAGATTCGTCGATATACCGCGAGTACAACGCCTCGTAGAGGAAGTCGGGATCGGCCCCGCCCGGATGGCGTCCGATACAGATCTCGAAATCGTGGTCGTACAGTACCGCTCGACGGAACTCGATGTCGGACCGAAGGTCGATGGAAACGTCGACCCCGACGGCCGTGAGGTTCTCCTCGAGATGACGTGCGATTCGGACGGACTGTCTGTCCGCGTCCGCCGGGACCGTCGTGATCGTCACGGAGAGCTGTTGGATGTCGTCCGACCTGACGATATTCCGGACCTGGCGAAGACAGCCGCTGCTCGAGACCGTCAGTCCGGCTGTCGCTGCCAACATGGCACGGCGACCGAGGGACCCGCGGTCACCACGACTCTCTCCGTTTGGGGCGGCCCGTCTCCTGTTCATTTCGTTCGCTTATCATACTTGAAGAGCCACGATATAACAGTATTGTGCTCTTCCTAGCTGGCAGGATTGCTCCACAACACTGTGTGAGACGGGTGTTCTGGGCCGTATCTCCGAGTCCGGTGGTCACTACCACCGGTATTCCTGACTCGATCGCAACTACTCACTTCGATCCAACCACGGTATCCGGTCCTCGACCTCTCGGAGCCGTTCGTCGAGTAGGTCGGAGACTGGCCAGCGACCGACGAGTCTGTCCGAGAGAACGACACAGAGGGCCGCGAGAAGCATTCCGGCGATGACGTCGATCCCCCAGTGGATTCCGAGAAACATCGTCGAAATCGCGACGCTGGCCGCCAGCACGACCGCGACGGGGAACCACTTCGGAAACGTCGAGCGCGTTATCGCTGCGAACGTCGCGACGGTCGCCGAGAGCGAGGTGTGAAGCGACGGGAAGACGTTGGTGTTGCTGTTGACCTCGCGGGTGAGGTATTGATACTGTGGATTGGTATCGAACAGCATCGTTTCCGCGACTTCGGCGGGCATCACGTTTCGGGGGCCGTACGCGATGACGAAGATGTAAAGGACGAGTCCGATTACGTAGTTGAGCGCGTACGCGGTCAGTAACCGACGGAACATTCGCGTATCGGCCAGCGTAAAGTACGCGATAACCGGAAAGATGAGCAAAAAGACGTAGCCGTAGACGTAGACCGACGAGAAGTACGCCGTCGTCTCCGGGGTCGCGATCGACTGAAAGAGCAGGATGAACTCCCCCTCGATATTGTAGAAACTCGAGGTGAGATGAAATCCGATATCTCGGGAGAGCCGCGGTGCGCGCTGTCTGGCGAACCGATTGATCAGCAAGACGACGAGCAAGACGGCGATAGCGGGTGCTGACGTTTTGAGTCGGGCTCGCCACTCCGATCGCGTCTGTACGAGGCGCTCTCGGCCGATAAAGAGAACTACCGAGATCGGGAGGAGGATCCCGGTCACGACGACGAGTTGAATCAGCACGTCGGCGAGCATCGCTCCTAATAGCCCCCAAGCAGTCGCCCGTTATCATCGTATCGGAACCCGGCTCGCTCGAACGCCACTTTCGCGGCTTCGACGTTGAGATCGCCATCAGTGCCGGCGAACGGCGTCACTGGATCGTCACCGCTCCACTCGAGGCTCCCGGGGACCCACTCGTCGGTCACCGGCGTTGCGACGGGCGTCGCCTTCTCGTAGAACACGTCCGTCGCGATCGCCTCCTTGTCGAGTAACTGCGTGACCGCCCTGCGAACGTGGGGGTTGCTGAAGGGCGCATTTCGGACGTTGAATCCGAGATGATAGAACGCTCGCGACGGGGACCGGAGATGCTCGAGGTCCGGCGAGTCGGGAATCGTGGGCACCGAGTGGGCATTGAGCATCGTCGCCGTGACGTCTGCCCCGCCGTCCTCGACGCGAGTGATCGACGAGTTGCTCGCGGGATCGACGGAGAACTGCACTTCCTCGACCGTCGGTTCGGGGAGTTCGACGTCGTCCCGAAGCGTAAAGTGCTCCTCGAAGCGCTGGAGGACGAGGGACTCGTCTTCAGAGCGACTATCGAACTGGAACGGGCCGCTACCGACGGGCGGGATGTTGTTTCCGGAGACGACGGACCACCGCCCCTGCGGTGCAGTGAAATCGCCGCCCGTCGCGTACTGATCGATCAGTTCGAGCCAGACGTGTCTGGGCAGAATCGGCACAGTAAACGCCCGCTCGACGGTCTCTCGACCGCCCGTCACGGTGACCGTGAGCTCGCGGTCGTCGTCGACCGTCACTTCCTCGATTACGTCGGCGTGGCCCCGATACCGCGGTGCCGGTGACGGGACCGGGGCCCGTCCCCACGACGTGTCGCTGAGGAACTTATAGGTGAAGGCGACGTCCTCGGCGGTCACGGGTTCGCCGTCGTGGAACTGACACGCCTCTCGAAGCGTGATCGTTGCCGTCCGCATCGGCACTCCATCTGCTGTCTCGGAGTCCGAATCCGATGTCACTTCGGCGAAC includes these proteins:
- a CDS encoding glycoside hydrolase family 55 protein — translated: MADQTPRLGLGTYEPGDEWDHTDTVEAVDRHAIVRGPIADRPMTGEYDDELYHATDQGITWRWDGDSDDWVYFGGRGSPDRPVPGTSHFEATTTTHARTAESPVWNVEAHGIEGDGETAVGAAVHDLLETVADAGGGIVYFPPGRYLLERTPLIGDDTVLQGAGRATVLEGPRPDGEEGRALLSNRRFDATGYDGASNWTVRDVRIDAPDATGIMPAHAENVRLERIYGDRIYYHHVDVVSAKNVTVDGYWATRGGEGGSDAPVQFDNQNAGTGTNGVWDGKRETLVADDGTPTRNCTLTNFEIDPTNDPEYGVHLHRDGNESITISDGYITGCRHSAIRADTGGLVADLTIDAVSCIENARGISLGHIEDGRRELTISNVTIRTDSDATAAGSGLYAGGFDGAAISNIVVDGEFTNAIIFDDMADLKLNGITAKGARDQAFRFRDGVDATLTTARAADCGDAGVYVGSGSSVDYGGVTFDGVGQRVKVDGELREWTSS
- a CDS encoding ABC transporter substrate-binding protein, translating into MNWNPSPPDDDGVSRRSFLAAGVTGAALTTSGCIDRVQSVVDQGEDEQFSLSITTVPADADRQNVRIARRLEANLEKVGVDVSLDMRSRSELLEAVLIDHNFDCYVGLHPAGYDPDFLYEALHSTYANEAGWQNPFGFTNMAFDTHLENQRRTDGDERERHVRAVLTGLARAKPFDPICIPEEHRVARANRFDGWSGGNLATRHGYLGLEPADGVDRLHALVTDSRMTRNLNPLSATLRNRGTTIDLLYDSLGTEHEGDVKPWLAESWEFAEVTSDSDSETADGVPMRTATITLREACQFHDGEPVTAEDVAFTYKFLSDTSWGRAPVPSPAPRYRGHADVIEEVTVDDDRELTVTVTGGRETVERAFTVPILPRHVWLELIDQYATGGDFTAPQGRWSVVSGNNIPPVGSGPFQFDSRSEDESLVLQRFEEHFTLRDDVELPEPTVEEVQFSVDPASNSSITRVEDGGADVTATMLNAHSVPTIPDSPDLEHLRSPSRAFYHLGFNVRNAPFSNPHVRRAVTQLLDKEAIATDVFYEKATPVATPVTDEWVPGSLEWSGDDPVTPFAGTDGDLNVEAAKVAFERAGFRYDDNGRLLGGY
- a CDS encoding DR2241 family protein, with the protein product MTVATDDLETLLERASAGVAFDGLRVAETDGEYVLETAENEWAGLDETELRRALESAEEYVTNWYYWQETVGGEGTARRAFLRWCERAPLVDADPDDATTGPWSDGGGDDDATGRPATLGVTERYDALRGGIDREWGQLSITVRFVDIDDPDGERVYDLWHVDDADSDISDLEIYDDPRDARELATYDEDGRYRPLKTAPTLPGGWAFTGLSGDELVETVEFFYPATVANWHRELRGNLDVDHWLETAERQTGIYDVIDELPREAVEWMAEACCVDSQCLRRREWQYEDGDDLDVDGGDGPFPCREPCSLVIAAARKWAILESEDEHTYELELTTSELNQLEELIDAVAEDRTDEIREADVNDGANRYRARYLRAKRFDDEGDLEATRVDD
- a CDS encoding DUF2797 domain-containing protein, translated to MQLVGYEPSGRGSALLISDGSGDVDSRPLEAGDDLAYALGDRHCAGTVHDDEHVSCDRPSTPYCDYHTNTWVCARCTGTCLKDEMDCYEEHAVYIAAFAPDTFKVGVTKHRRLETRLREQGADRAAHVHTVSNGRVARELEAEIATRLVDRVRTGPKVAALAADVDEAAWGSALAEFDVIDRFEFDYGMDLEARPVRETIASGTVVGVKGRLLVLANGGTTYAVDMRDLVGYDLEAGASERNLQSSLGSFG
- a CDS encoding ABC transporter substrate-binding protein, which encodes MLAATAGLTVSSSGCLRQVRNIVRSDDIQQLSVTITTVPADADRQSVRIARHLEENLTAVGVDVSIDLRSDIEFRRAVLYDHDFEICIGRHPGGADPDFLYEALYSRYIDESGWQNPFGFSNQNIDALLEDQRNAEGDDRRKAVTAMLEAIATEQPFVPICVPEEHRVARTDRFDGWSEGHLATRHGYLGLDPADGVDALRVAHTDARPTENLNPIATDYRHRGTITDLLYDSLATQNGDEAIEPWLAESWEWDGRTVDISLRDGCEFHDGEPLSAEDVKFTYQFLQDTSLGDHDTASPAPLYRGQVDAVKSVDIRHGHRVELTVETSPAVGERALLVPILPAHIWRDRATDVMGPGGPSIAQGTTEAVVTNNVPPIGSGPFQFAGRTEGTQLTLERFDDHFTRRPTVDLPAPTVDECPIEIHPSGDTAAQVVANDDADVTSLPLGPSDIGGVDTSNDVQLLESSSWSFYCLGFNTRDAPFSNYRFRRVLAQLLDKEWLVDEIFHGHARPVATAVTDEWVPESLEWDGRDPETPFLGSEGEVDVRAAKGAFEAAGFRYDDHGRLRVRQ
- a CDS encoding DUF7524 family protein: MSGTEVTVHVNRGAANALEAASETLETSESFGVLLHGHETPAHVHCRLDDDLDRIASLSETNYYIEPDTVTAVPVAVNADVIDRPVDGRLEVLAGYGSESVTIDVTVIPGPPDVDVDESLAEPARPEPDPTALERAIDRFTALSGLEPATLVVLALGAVAVSVAALTAATIGGPVATAGMGIVVAGVLVALLLLLQ
- a CDS encoding BsuPI-related putative proteinase inhibitor, whose product is MSLEGSLETPADGSRDAVMFVFTVTNTSDESVELEFSDACKAEFVLVDDGSEVWRFSEGRMFAQVLSSERLDPGESTTYEAEWSDPEPGEYTAIAELRARETDCEATTTVTVPR
- a CDS encoding CbiX/SirB N-terminal domain-containing protein, whose translation is MQALVIAAHGSHLNPDASDPTYAHADTIRETGAFDEVREAFWKEEPHFREVIRTLESDEVFVVPLFISEGYFTEQVIPRELRLDDWDPDQWESDGTSASQATLEAEDVGKTIHYCGPVGTHDAMTDVIVQRAETATEDPDVGEGFGLSVVGHGTDRNENSAKAIEYHSDRIAERDRFDEVKALFMDEEPEVDDVTDYFESDDIVVVPLFIADGYHTQEDIPEDMGLTDDYRLGWDVPAEVDGHRIWYTGAVGTEDLMADVVLERAADAGADIGDARDAVRELAASVAETGADAGPEPGAGAGAGD
- a CDS encoding phosphatase PAP2 family protein — translated: MLADVLIQLVVVTGILLPISVVLFIGRERLVQTRSEWRARLKTSAPAIAVLLVVLLINRFARQRAPRLSRDIGFHLTSSFYNIEGEFILLFQSIATPETTAYFSSVYVYGYVFLLIFPVIAYFTLADTRMFRRLLTAYALNYVIGLVLYIFVIAYGPRNVMPAEVAETMLFDTNPQYQYLTREVNSNTNVFPSLHTSLSATVATFAAITRSTFPKWFPVAVVLAASVAISTMFLGIHWGIDVIAGMLLAALCVVLSDRLVGRWPVSDLLDERLREVEDRIPWLDRSE